One genomic region from Myxococcota bacterium encodes:
- a CDS encoding sigma-70 family RNA polymerase sigma factor, producing MAQTADPNAAASAEAALVARLRAGDEAAYAELVRTQGGRMLAVARRLLRSEDDAADAVQEAFVSAFRAIASFEGGARLSTWLHRIVVNAALMKLRTRTRRPEVSIEELLPKFFEDGHRVDEPAEWRSPAQLDALERQETRQLVRSQIDQLPEDYRTVLMLRDIEGLDTKETAELLGVTPNAAKIRLHRARLALRTLLDPHMRTRGAA from the coding sequence GTGGCACAGACCGCCGATCCCAACGCTGCAGCGAGTGCAGAAGCCGCTCTCGTCGCGCGCCTGCGCGCGGGCGACGAGGCAGCGTACGCGGAGCTGGTGCGCACGCAAGGCGGGCGCATGCTCGCGGTGGCCCGCCGGCTGCTGCGCTCCGAGGACGACGCCGCCGATGCCGTGCAGGAGGCGTTCGTTTCGGCCTTCCGCGCAATCGCCAGCTTCGAGGGCGGCGCGCGGCTCTCGACCTGGCTCCACCGGATCGTGGTGAACGCGGCGCTGATGAAGCTGCGCACGCGCACGCGCCGGCCCGAGGTCTCGATCGAGGAGCTCCTGCCCAAGTTCTTCGAGGACGGTCACCGGGTCGACGAGCCCGCCGAATGGCGCAGCCCGGCCCAGCTCGACGCCCTGGAGCGCCAGGAGACCCGGCAGCTCGTGCGCAGCCAGATCGACCAGCTGCCCGAGGACTACCGAACCGTCCTCATGCTTCGCGACATCGAAGGCCTCGACACGAAGGAGACGGCCGAGTTGCTCGGTGTCACACCCAATGCCGCGAAGATTCGCCTGCACCGGGCGCGCCTGGCGCTGCGCACCCTGCTCGATCCGCACATGCGCACGCGGGGGGCCGCATGA
- a CDS encoding zf-HC2 domain-containing protein, translating into MNCRECTDFLIDYLNGDLPAAQQRVFEGHIQLCPPCLTYLESYRATVKTCEMAHEDPQEPIPEAMVQAILAARAVKHNKV; encoded by the coding sequence ATGAACTGTCGTGAGTGCACGGACTTCTTGATCGACTATCTCAACGGTGACCTGCCCGCCGCGCAGCAGCGCGTGTTCGAAGGTCACATCCAGCTCTGTCCCCCGTGCCTCACGTACCTCGAGAGCTACCGGGCGACGGTGAAGACCTGCGAGATGGCGCACGAGGACCCGCAGGAGCCCATTCCCGAAGCGATGGTCCAGGCGATCCTGGCCGCGCGGGCAGTGAAGCACAATAAGGTCTAG
- a CDS encoding mercuric reductase: MSEWGQVEPAAERWNRALVEHAHPPGWRNPAPAARYDLVVLGGGTAGLVSAIVSAGLGARVALVERHLLGGDCLVSGCVPSKTLLRSARAAADVRAATQFGVRVPEKVEVDFSAVMERVRRVRAEIAPHDSAKRYSELGIDVFLGHGRFVDARTLEVAGARLPFKRAVVATGARAAPPPIPGLEDCLTNESVWSLVEQPRRLAVIGAGPAGCELAQAFARLGTQVTALELAPQVLIREDPDAAALVAAALEQDGVELLLGAKLERVERRGAARVLRVSTAHGPREVEADAVLVAVGRAPNVEDAGLEAAGIRYDARGVTVDAQLRTSNPRVFAAGDVCLETKFTHAADASAKLVVRNAFFFGRRRAADLVIPWVTYTDPEVAHVGLYERDAHARGIAVDSFQAPLADNDRARADGESAGFMKVHVRKGSDAILGATVVARHAGDLIAPLATAMAGGVGLGKLVELVLPYPTQPELIKTVASAYTRTRLTPLAARVLRGLIRSKR; this comes from the coding sequence GTGAGCGAGTGGGGCCAGGTCGAGCCCGCGGCGGAGCGCTGGAACCGGGCGCTCGTCGAGCACGCGCATCCCCCGGGCTGGCGGAACCCCGCACCCGCCGCGCGCTACGACCTGGTGGTGCTGGGCGGCGGCACGGCGGGGCTGGTGTCGGCGATCGTCTCGGCGGGGCTGGGGGCGCGGGTTGCGCTGGTGGAGCGGCACCTGCTCGGCGGCGACTGCCTGGTGAGCGGCTGCGTGCCCTCGAAGACCCTGCTGCGCTCGGCGCGCGCCGCGGCCGACGTGCGCGCGGCGACACAGTTCGGTGTGCGGGTGCCGGAGAAGGTCGAGGTCGACTTCTCGGCGGTCATGGAGCGCGTGCGGCGGGTGCGCGCCGAGATCGCGCCGCACGACTCGGCCAAGCGCTACAGCGAGCTCGGCATCGACGTGTTTCTCGGCCACGGGCGCTTCGTCGACGCGCGCACGCTCGAGGTGGCCGGTGCCCGGCTGCCGTTCAAGCGCGCGGTGGTGGCCACCGGCGCGCGCGCCGCGCCGCCGCCGATCCCGGGCCTCGAGGACTGTCTCACCAACGAGAGCGTCTGGTCGCTCGTCGAGCAGCCGCGGCGGCTGGCGGTCATTGGGGCAGGGCCGGCCGGCTGCGAGCTGGCCCAGGCGTTCGCCCGGCTGGGCACGCAGGTCACTGCACTCGAGCTCGCGCCGCAGGTCCTGATTCGCGAGGACCCGGACGCGGCGGCGCTGGTGGCGGCGGCGCTCGAGCAGGATGGCGTCGAGCTCCTGCTCGGCGCGAAGCTCGAGCGCGTGGAGCGGCGCGGCGCGGCGCGCGTGCTGCGGGTGAGCACCGCGCACGGCCCGCGCGAGGTGGAGGCCGACGCCGTGCTGGTCGCGGTCGGCCGCGCGCCCAACGTGGAGGACGCCGGGCTCGAAGCCGCGGGCATCCGCTACGACGCCCGGGGAGTCACGGTCGACGCGCAGCTCCGCACCAGCAACCCCCGCGTCTTCGCCGCCGGCGACGTGTGTCTCGAGACCAAGTTCACGCATGCCGCCGACGCTTCCGCGAAGCTCGTGGTGCGCAACGCCTTCTTCTTCGGGCGGCGGCGCGCGGCCGACCTGGTGATTCCCTGGGTCACCTACACCGATCCCGAGGTCGCGCACGTGGGTCTCTACGAGCGCGACGCGCACGCGCGGGGCATCGCCGTCGACTCCTTCCAGGCGCCGCTCGCCGACAACGACCGCGCGCGCGCGGACGGCGAGTCCGCGGGCTTCATGAAGGTGCACGTGCGCAAGGGCAGCGACGCGATCCTGGGCGCGACCGTGGTCGCGAGACACGCGGGCGACCTGATCGCGCCGCTGGCCACCGCCATGGCCGGCGGCGTAGGCCTGGGCAAGCTCGTGGAGCTCGTGCTGCCGTACCCCACGCAGCCCGAGCTGATCAAGACGGTCGCGTCGGCCTACACGCGCACGCGACTCACTCCGCTGGCGGCACGCGTGCTGCGCGGCCTGATCCGCTCCAAGCGGTAG
- the arsS gene encoding arsenosugar biosynthesis radical SAM (seleno)protein ArsS (Some members of this family are selenoproteins.), producing the protein MPSSFDAALAARDLSPLQRGPARVLQLNLTRRCNLACHHCHVESSPRRTEAMDARTVARALELLAASPGIEVVDLTGGAPEMHGSFRELVREARRLGRRVMDRCNLTILQEPGHADTAEFLAAHQVEVVASLPCYQEGNVDGQRGRGVFERSIAALQALNALGYGGPDSPLALDLVYNPVGPSLPPAQAALEADYRRELGSHYGIAFRRLLTLTNMPIRRHAEWLARRGELARYQALLVNHFNPETLPGLMCRDTVSVDWRGELFDCDFNQALDLPLGEARRTLWSVSHFGELTGLPIATGEHCFGCTAGAGSSCGGALVQ; encoded by the coding sequence ATGCCGAGCTCCTTCGACGCGGCGCTGGCCGCGCGCGATCTATCGCCCCTCCAGCGCGGGCCGGCGCGCGTGCTGCAGCTCAACCTGACCCGCCGCTGCAATCTCGCCTGCCATCACTGCCACGTCGAGTCTTCGCCCAGGCGCACCGAGGCCATGGACGCGCGCACGGTGGCGCGCGCGCTCGAGCTCTTGGCGGCGAGCCCGGGCATCGAGGTCGTGGACCTGACGGGCGGTGCGCCGGAGATGCACGGATCTTTCCGCGAGCTCGTGCGCGAGGCGCGGCGGCTGGGCCGGCGCGTGATGGACCGCTGCAACCTGACCATCTTGCAGGAGCCCGGCCACGCCGACACCGCCGAGTTTCTCGCCGCGCACCAGGTCGAGGTCGTGGCCTCGCTGCCCTGCTACCAGGAGGGCAACGTCGATGGCCAGCGCGGGCGCGGCGTGTTCGAGCGCAGCATCGCGGCGCTGCAGGCGCTGAACGCGCTGGGCTACGGCGGACCCGACAGCCCGCTCGCGCTCGACCTCGTGTACAACCCGGTGGGGCCGAGTCTGCCGCCCGCGCAGGCCGCGCTCGAGGCCGACTACCGGCGTGAGCTCGGGAGTCACTACGGGATCGCGTTCCGGCGCCTGCTCACGCTGACCAACATGCCGATCCGCCGCCACGCCGAGTGGCTCGCGCGCCGCGGCGAGCTTGCGCGTTACCAGGCTTTGCTCGTGAATCACTTCAATCCCGAGACACTGCCCGGCCTGATGTGCCGCGACACGGTCTCGGTCGACTGGCGCGGGGAGCTCTTCGACTGCGACTTCAACCAGGCGCTCGACCTGCCGCTGGGCGAGGCGCGCCGCACGCTGTGGAGCGTGAGTCACTTCGGCGAGCTCACGGGCCTGCCGATCGCGACCGGCGAGCACTGCTTCGGCTGCACGGCCGGCGCCGGCTCGAGCTGCGGCGGGGCGCTGGTCCAGTGA